The following proteins are encoded in a genomic region of Stegostoma tigrinum isolate sSteTig4 chromosome 10, sSteTig4.hap1, whole genome shotgun sequence:
- the LOC125455928 gene encoding creatine kinase B-type — MPFSNSHNLLKMKHSAKEEFPDLSQHNNHMAKILTLETYSKLRDKQTSSGFTLDDAIQTGVDNPGHPYIMTVGCVAGDEESYMVFKDLFDPVIQDRHGGYKPTDKHKTDLNHENLKGGDDLDSNYVLSSRVRTGRSIRGFCLPPHCSRGERRAIEKLSEEALGSLDGEFNGKYYALKNMTDQEQQNLIDDHFLFDKPVSPLLLASGMARDWPDGRGIWHNDNKTFLVWVNEEDHLRVISMQKGGNMREVFTRFCTGLTKIENVFKNNGRAFMWNEHLGYVLTCPSNLGTGLRAGVHVKLPNLSKHDKFGDILKKLRLQKRGTGGVDTAAVGGVFDISNADRLGFSEVELVQMVVDGVKLLIEMEKRLEKRQAIDDLIPAQK; from the exons ATGCCATTCAGCAACAGCCACAACCTTCTGAAGATGAAGCATTCCGCGAAAGAAGAATTCCCGGATTTGAGCCAACACAATAACCACATGGCTAAAATCCTGACCCTGGAGACGTACAGCAAGCTGAGAGATAAGCAAACCTCCAGCGGATTTACCCTTGACGATGCCATTCAGACTGGGGTTGACAACCCAG GTCATCCATATATTATGACAGTAGGTTGTGTTGCTGGTGACGAAGAATCCTATATGGTTTTTAAGGACCTCTTTGATCCAGTCATTCAGGACCGTCATGGTGGCTACAAACCTACTGATAAGCATAAAACTGATCTTAACCATGAGAATCTCAAG GGTGGTGATGACCTAGATTCCAACTATGTGCTGAGTAGCCGAGTCCGCACAGGACGCAGTATACGTGGCTTCTGCCTACCCCCTCACTGCAGTAGAGGGGAACGTCGTGCTATTGAGAAACTTTCAGAAGAAG CTTTGggaagtctggatggtgagtttAATGGAAAATACTATGCCCTGAAGAACATGACTGACCAGGAGCAACAGAATCTAATTGATGACCACTTCCTATTTGACAAGCCTGTGTCTCCTCTGCTGTTGGCCTCTGGGATGGCACGTGATTGGCCTGACGGCAGAGGCATCTG GCACAATGACAATAAGACTTTCCTAGTTTGGGTAAATGAAGAAGATCACCTTCGAGTCATTTCCATGCAGAAGGGTGGAAATATGAGAGAAGTCTTCACTCGTTTCTGTACCGGGCTAACAAAG ATCGAAAATGTCTTCAAAAACAATGGTCGTGCATTTATGTGGAATGAGCACCTGGGCTACGTCCTGACATGCCCCTCGAACTTGGGAACAGGTCTGCGTGCTGGTGTCCACGTGAAGCTGCCCAATCTCAGCAAACATGATAAATTTGGTGATATTCTGAAAAAGCTGCGCCTGCAGAAGCGTGGTACAG GTGGTGTTGATACTGCTGCAGTAGGTGGTGTGTTTGATATTTCCAACGCTGATCGTCTGGGTTTCTCTGAAGTCGAATTGGTTCAAATGGTGGTTGATGGTGTGAAGCTGCTAATTGAAATGGAGAAACGCCTTGAAAAGCGTCAGGCTATCGATGATCTTATCCCAGCTCAGAAGTAA